Proteins co-encoded in one Cupriavidus nantongensis genomic window:
- a CDS encoding KfrB domain-containing protein, whose protein sequence is MEGWTEDEFRRVARNTRISKRTLEACKDVLVDGLSGIAAAEKHKMFAPQISRAITTLREKQAEMMEFAAVCKDADEMLQYMATEVAKALYGQDFQCALAQPGQLYEGPLVVQSKGYLVQKVGRIGILHDVSRFEDIPPLHADLRIAYDKAGGLAKVSAVQAQEKGKGPER, encoded by the coding sequence ATGGAAGGCTGGACGGAAGACGAATTCCGGCGCGTGGCGCGGAATACGCGTATCAGCAAGCGAACCCTTGAGGCGTGCAAGGATGTGCTGGTTGACGGATTGTCTGGCATTGCTGCCGCCGAAAAGCACAAGATGTTCGCCCCGCAAATTTCGCGGGCCATCACGACTCTGCGGGAAAAGCAGGCTGAAATGATGGAGTTCGCCGCTGTCTGCAAGGATGCGGACGAAATGCTGCAATACATGGCCACTGAAGTCGCTAAAGCGCTATATGGCCAAGATTTTCAGTGCGCACTCGCTCAGCCAGGGCAACTCTATGAGGGGCCGCTGGTTGTCCAATCAAAAGGGTACCTTGTTCAGAAGGTGGGCCGCATTGGGATCCTACATGACGTCTCACGCTTCGAGGACATACCTCCCCTTCATGCAGACCTGCGAATTGCCTACGACAAGGCGGGCGGTTTGGCAAAGGTAAGTGCAGTCCAGGCGCAGGAGAAGGGTAAGGGTCCGGAGCGCTGA
- a CDS encoding KfrB domain-containing protein → MTTVDRSAGTVQFGLFDVELDEVREQLRMREATILRERQARFEANKAKLLADTGAWKGGEFSERIDALLDRLVHAGAPARRMHDAILGGINAAAKGGRLDEHHVAFVEEKARVEVARVSTLGEVIPTKWELQSATDLTAVDPSCTQLPEAIQHAALARLNELGPGLAQLGFKSELEVDTSSPRVAQELASGIREVHTALMLLAVNRYRDAKGYKQAKAERLDNIERFASQVLGIDTKAHPGVKLDLPLTSSGMRQKPARNQAKAAELHESVGDSDTTRQADVSGIYVGKITSLSADRLEQKIGRDPRDVVVHDRATLSGDDVTVGNVVTISYEMGIGRLSNLDLAVEQRGRGR, encoded by the coding sequence ATGACGACCGTAGACCGGAGTGCTGGAACGGTCCAGTTCGGTCTCTTTGACGTTGAGTTGGACGAAGTGCGCGAACAGTTGCGCATGCGCGAAGCGACCATTCTCCGCGAGCGTCAAGCCCGCTTCGAGGCTAACAAAGCGAAGCTATTGGCCGATACGGGCGCGTGGAAAGGCGGGGAATTTTCTGAGCGCATTGATGCGCTACTGGACAGGCTCGTCCACGCGGGTGCGCCGGCACGTAGGATGCACGACGCGATCCTTGGAGGGATCAACGCTGCTGCCAAGGGAGGGCGCCTCGATGAGCACCACGTCGCCTTTGTCGAGGAAAAGGCGCGGGTCGAAGTGGCGCGCGTCAGCACGCTTGGGGAAGTCATTCCGACAAAGTGGGAGTTGCAATCTGCTACGGATCTGACGGCGGTAGATCCTAGTTGCACTCAATTGCCCGAGGCGATCCAACACGCGGCCTTGGCGCGTCTTAACGAACTTGGACCTGGGCTGGCACAGCTTGGCTTCAAATCCGAACTCGAAGTCGATACGAGTAGCCCACGGGTCGCACAAGAGCTGGCCAGTGGCATTCGTGAAGTCCACACGGCGCTCATGCTCTTGGCTGTGAACCGATACCGCGATGCAAAAGGGTACAAGCAGGCGAAAGCCGAGCGCCTCGACAACATCGAGCGGTTTGCGAGTCAGGTACTTGGAATCGATACGAAAGCGCATCCAGGCGTCAAGCTGGATTTGCCGCTCACGTCGAGTGGCATGCGACAGAAGCCGGCACGCAATCAGGCAAAGGCCGCCGAACTCCACGAATCTGTTGGAGACTCCGACACAACCCGTCAAGCCGACGTAAGCGGAATCTACGTGGGCAAGATCACGTCATTGAGTGCCGATCGTCTGGAACAAAAAATCGGGAGAGATCCGCGTGATGTGGTGGTCCACGACAGGGCAACTCTGAGCGGTGACGACGTGACGGTTGGCAACGTGGTGACGATCAGCTACGAGATGGGAATAGGCCGACTGAGCAATCTCGATCTCGCTGTAGAACAGCGCGGCAGGGGACGCTGA
- a CDS encoding recombination-associated protein RdgC, producing the protein MWFRNLSIHRLGAFSLNATELSQALAKHAFHPGTTLEMQTTGWASPRDNGELVHAVERQMLLTLRTEKRLLPASVVNQVTKARAAELEEQQGFKPGRKQLKELKEQITEELLPRAFSIRSDTRVWIDPINGWLVIDAASAAKADEVRGMLFKSVDALHLTTLQVNLSPVAAMTEWVSGDEAPEGFTIDQDIELQSSAESKPTVRYARHPLDVDDIGRHIAAGKRCTKLAMTWNDRVSFVLTEGLIVKRVAPLDVLKEGKAQAATAEETFDGDFLLMAGELNGLLRDLVDSLGSERAPEGINAEASARNDGDEVANRLRNRDRAVEQQPAPEPA; encoded by the coding sequence ATGTGGTTCCGCAACCTTTCAATTCACAGGCTGGGAGCGTTCAGCCTGAATGCCACCGAGTTGTCGCAGGCGCTAGCGAAGCACGCATTCCATCCAGGTACCACCCTTGAAATGCAGACCACCGGTTGGGCCTCTCCGCGCGACAACGGTGAGCTTGTACATGCAGTCGAGCGCCAAATGCTGCTGACACTGCGTACCGAGAAGAGGCTGTTGCCGGCGAGCGTTGTCAATCAGGTCACGAAAGCCCGTGCGGCCGAACTCGAAGAGCAGCAAGGCTTCAAGCCAGGCCGCAAGCAACTCAAGGAATTGAAGGAACAGATCACGGAAGAACTGCTGCCGCGCGCCTTCAGCATCCGCAGTGACACCCGCGTCTGGATCGACCCGATTAACGGCTGGCTGGTCATCGATGCCGCCTCCGCCGCCAAGGCCGACGAGGTCCGGGGCATGCTCTTCAAGTCCGTGGACGCTTTGCATCTGACTACTTTGCAAGTCAATCTGTCGCCGGTTGCCGCGATGACGGAATGGGTCAGCGGTGACGAGGCACCTGAAGGCTTCACGATTGACCAGGATATCGAGCTGCAGTCGTCAGCAGAGAGCAAGCCAACTGTGCGCTACGCGCGACATCCGCTGGACGTGGACGACATAGGTCGCCACATCGCTGCAGGGAAGCGCTGTACCAAGCTGGCCATGACATGGAATGATCGCGTTTCCTTTGTGCTGACCGAGGGGTTGATCGTCAAACGCGTCGCGCCGCTGGATGTGTTGAAAGAAGGCAAGGCGCAAGCAGCAACGGCTGAAGAGACATTCGATGGCGACTTTCTGCTGATGGCAGGCGAGTTGAATGGCTTGCTCCGTGACCTGGTTGACTCGCTCGGCAGTGAACGCGCCCCGGAAGGGATTAACGCGGAAGCCTCGGCGCGAAATGACGGCGACGAAGTCGCGAATCGATTGCGTAATCGCGACCGCGCTGTTGAGCAGCAGCCTGCGCCGGAGCCGGCATGA
- a CDS encoding LPD7 domain-containing protein, translating to MAEKSKVEQLKERFAQQARAGIPFNPVDGVDIKGANVERLKVGMETFGWKDYRFVTAEQARANGWTVPAKANTVRITTRNAANGSVGEKTLYNASNVRGMPSLEAMLAMSDEALLKMRGEDVEAEAPEAQQSVAEPEADTPAPAGGEVEDDVVIGPAPGPERSVALVQDAEPEGVTDLFLGEPVGELDSPVEQVATADVANRPDVAPAQAAPTEPAVEADFAVMAPYWLDGLHNYEGIELARQVNQLIEAEKLAKNKAAIATLLSSYPDSRSLGVDIVARSKYLNDPHLKANTAEPTQLLGGELVRDKEGAYRPTAGGLAVLQDKGTSLVLKNKTEQAYRGAMELALAKGWKAIELKGKPKMLAQAWLEAQMMGLQVVNYTPTEQDRERLAQRMAEEVRKREAAAARAEALTPETVEVRPVVDATGKEVMATVKYTVARTGTHTEPSNAANDPEVTTPFDEPVVTRTVTRVDGLVRDDVVAGVTKVAARGVGYAGQARSAIAASLVDHEVDAAMDEVRAEQTAIVDLEKGARLVAHGAAPYDHNPKNKASYFVTVESESGQSRTVWGKDLERSLSAAGAQPGDVVSLIQGGREPVEVEVEGPDGTKDWKTAHRVNWNTAVLSRAAEVAQEPTVDVASSGLFLGPVVRVEEGRIAQKAGRDPNKLVWHDISKLQGKVPGVGDWAEINYSGGVGQVKEQQSAQELAR from the coding sequence ATGGCGGAAAAGTCCAAGGTCGAGCAACTGAAAGAGCGCTTCGCGCAACAGGCGCGGGCAGGCATCCCATTCAATCCTGTTGACGGCGTGGACATCAAGGGCGCGAACGTGGAGCGGCTGAAAGTTGGGATGGAGACTTTCGGCTGGAAGGACTACCGCTTCGTCACTGCGGAACAGGCACGGGCCAATGGCTGGACGGTCCCGGCCAAGGCGAACACGGTTCGCATCACGACGCGCAATGCCGCAAATGGCTCTGTGGGAGAAAAGACGCTTTACAACGCGTCGAACGTCCGGGGCATGCCGTCATTGGAAGCCATGCTCGCTATGTCCGACGAGGCCCTTCTGAAAATGCGGGGCGAGGATGTCGAGGCAGAAGCGCCCGAGGCGCAGCAAAGCGTAGCGGAGCCTGAGGCTGATACGCCAGCGCCAGCGGGCGGAGAGGTTGAAGATGACGTCGTGATAGGGCCCGCGCCCGGTCCGGAGCGGTCGGTTGCGCTGGTGCAGGATGCAGAGCCGGAAGGTGTCACCGATCTCTTCCTTGGCGAGCCCGTAGGGGAACTTGATAGTCCGGTGGAGCAGGTAGCGACGGCGGACGTGGCGAATCGCCCTGACGTAGCGCCGGCGCAGGCGGCGCCTACAGAGCCGGCCGTCGAGGCGGATTTCGCGGTGATGGCACCTTACTGGCTCGACGGCCTGCATAACTATGAGGGCATCGAGCTGGCCAGGCAGGTGAACCAGTTGATCGAGGCAGAGAAGCTGGCAAAGAACAAAGCCGCGATTGCCACCTTGCTCAGCTCCTATCCGGATAGTCGCAGTCTGGGCGTCGATATCGTTGCGCGCTCGAAGTACCTCAATGATCCTCACCTCAAGGCAAACACGGCCGAACCGACCCAACTGTTAGGCGGCGAACTGGTGCGGGATAAGGAGGGTGCATACCGACCGACGGCTGGAGGCCTGGCGGTGCTGCAGGACAAGGGCACGTCGCTCGTGCTCAAGAACAAGACCGAGCAGGCCTACAGAGGGGCGATGGAGTTGGCTCTGGCGAAGGGCTGGAAGGCCATCGAACTGAAAGGCAAGCCCAAGATGCTGGCCCAAGCATGGCTCGAAGCCCAGATGATGGGGCTTCAGGTGGTCAACTACACGCCTACCGAGCAGGACCGTGAGCGACTCGCGCAGCGCATGGCCGAAGAGGTGAGAAAGCGCGAGGCTGCGGCGGCAAGGGCCGAGGCGCTTACCCCTGAAACGGTGGAAGTGCGCCCGGTTGTGGATGCTACGGGCAAAGAGGTCATGGCCACGGTTAAGTACACCGTTGCGCGCACAGGCACTCACACGGAGCCGTCCAACGCAGCGAACGATCCTGAAGTGACCACACCGTTCGATGAGCCAGTGGTCACGCGCACAGTCACGCGCGTAGATGGGTTGGTTCGAGACGACGTCGTTGCCGGCGTGACGAAGGTCGCGGCGCGCGGTGTCGGGTATGCGGGACAAGCGCGGTCAGCGATCGCAGCATCCCTAGTTGATCACGAAGTCGATGCTGCGATGGATGAGGTCAGGGCTGAACAGACCGCGATAGTGGATCTGGAAAAAGGGGCACGCTTGGTCGCGCATGGCGCTGCGCCCTATGACCACAACCCGAAGAACAAGGCCAGCTACTTTGTCACGGTCGAGAGCGAGAGTGGTCAGTCCCGGACTGTTTGGGGCAAGGATCTTGAGCGCAGCCTCTCAGCAGCAGGCGCCCAGCCTGGCGACGTTGTTTCGCTGATCCAGGGCGGCCGAGAGCCAGTGGAGGTCGAGGTCGAGGGGCCTGACGGCACGAAGGACTGGAAGACGGCGCATCGGGTGAATTGGAACACGGCAGTCCTGTCACGAGCTGCAGAGGTGGCGCAGGAACCGACTGTCGACGTTGCCAGCAGTGGGCTGTTTCTCGGTCCAGTCGTGCGTGTCGAGGAAGGGCGTATCGCGCAGAAGGCAGGCCGCGACCCCAACAAACTCGTTTGGCATGACATCTCCAAACTGCAGGGCAAAGTGCCTGGTGTCGGTGACTGGGCGGAGATCAACTATAGCGGTGGCGTCGGGCAGGTGAAGGAGCAGCAGAGCGCGCAGGAGCTTGCGCGATAG
- a CDS encoding KfrB domain-containing protein, with protein MGEKEAAGELAISAAEVEAERRIEERSKAAVQELGEKAAREWARLDVEDFGKIKDRNLARFAAVTITDNMENPAYKAEFERAGVETVALIHSLKAANDALVAEKEGRKAGEFEAMRKERQERAMTWTPEEAAIQAQIDVADYASALCDHLTNLKLVSRYEVDYRLNDMAEYAKANPDYREALEKAVPDLAKEIDQRNTVAQQLAVKGTYVGTVTALSGTHLEQKVGRDPRGVVVHDRRALGGDDVVVGNVVTITYEMGKGRLRNHELAVEQQGMGR; from the coding sequence ATGGGTGAGAAGGAAGCAGCCGGCGAACTGGCGATCAGCGCTGCCGAGGTCGAAGCCGAACGACGCATAGAAGAGCGTTCGAAGGCGGCCGTTCAGGAGCTGGGTGAAAAGGCCGCCCGTGAGTGGGCGCGGCTGGATGTGGAGGACTTCGGCAAGATCAAGGACAGAAACCTTGCGCGCTTCGCCGCCGTCACGATCACAGACAACATGGAAAACCCGGCATATAAGGCCGAGTTTGAGCGCGCGGGCGTGGAGACTGTGGCGCTCATTCATTCGTTGAAAGCGGCAAACGACGCTCTGGTCGCGGAGAAGGAAGGGCGCAAGGCGGGCGAATTCGAGGCCATGCGTAAAGAACGCCAAGAGCGCGCGATGACTTGGACGCCAGAAGAGGCAGCGATTCAAGCGCAGATCGATGTAGCGGACTATGCCAGCGCGCTGTGTGACCACCTCACGAACTTGAAGCTCGTGTCGCGCTACGAAGTGGATTACCGGCTCAACGACATGGCTGAGTATGCCAAGGCGAACCCGGATTATCGTGAAGCGTTGGAGAAAGCGGTACCAGACTTGGCAAAGGAAATCGACCAGCGAAACACGGTGGCTCAACAACTGGCGGTCAAAGGGACGTATGTGGGCACAGTCACGGCTTTGAGTGGCACCCACCTGGAGCAGAAGGTCGGACGAGATCCACGTGGTGTGGTGGTCCACGACAGGCGAGCGTTGGGTGGTGACGACGTGGTTGTTGGAAACGTGGTGACGATCACCTATGAGATGGGAAAAGGTCGGTTGCGCAATCACGAGCTGGCGGTCGAGCAGCAGGGGATGGGACGTTGA
- a CDS encoding LPD7 domain-containing protein produces MMSKENTGSEEALMEALASDDFGTAKALLTEHKISPTVRDWTRSNMSPLAYAIRRNDAEFAAELIAGGADVNGFAFGDIPLIALANAECAEQLARAGADVNASIRRDSSALGLVQGASALIHAAHRNDGVLVAKLIVLGADTSAVDRFGRTALHYAARSNGEAAKELVAAGADLMAADQFGKTPSDYGLVAGVPARTSETRTRQHAAVRSALGAESPKEEDLLQALEGFQYAMGDKLSLDHGEFLYLDGKDSLGMNFAVVPRTIDLPVTRFCEEGELESYMADQQLVTRERDAVRAFFLISQLRDRQAHEQIVEPPENAIIGIPRTVSHGAIDLNEYISRIESSGSAAFGDGTQDGPDTLLRGRYVRDGAGQYRRLGEEHIALVDDGDKIRFADKEIDTFQAASELAEAKNWQGVQVTGAEEFRAKAWFAARLAGLDVQGYEPTNKDLDRLESAVGQALSSLLADPPSRDRTEAPPQEMNPKGDTLYQAPASGTFVGKVMALSADHLEQKVGRDPRNVVVHDRSVLSGDDVEVGHLVTVSYERGKGRLQNHDLAVEHRGVGR; encoded by the coding sequence ATGATGTCGAAGGAAAATACTGGTAGTGAAGAAGCATTGATGGAGGCGCTTGCATCCGACGATTTCGGCACGGCTAAGGCGCTACTGACCGAGCACAAGATCTCGCCAACGGTGCGGGATTGGACACGTTCCAATATGTCGCCGCTCGCGTATGCAATACGCCGCAACGACGCGGAGTTCGCGGCCGAACTGATTGCGGGTGGAGCCGACGTGAACGGCTTTGCGTTCGGTGACATCCCCTTGATCGCGTTGGCGAACGCAGAGTGTGCTGAGCAGCTTGCGCGGGCGGGTGCCGACGTGAACGCCTCGATCAGGCGGGATTCCAGCGCGCTTGGCCTGGTGCAAGGCGCATCTGCGCTTATCCATGCTGCACACCGCAACGACGGCGTGTTGGTCGCAAAGCTCATCGTGTTGGGCGCTGACACCAGTGCGGTTGATCGCTTTGGAAGGACCGCGCTTCACTATGCTGCACGTAGCAATGGTGAGGCCGCCAAGGAGCTTGTCGCAGCCGGCGCGGACCTCATGGCGGCCGATCAATTCGGAAAGACACCGAGCGACTATGGACTGGTCGCCGGTGTGCCAGCGCGGACGTCCGAAACGCGGACGCGGCAGCATGCTGCAGTCCGCTCCGCATTGGGGGCAGAATCTCCTAAGGAGGAAGACCTCTTGCAGGCGCTTGAAGGTTTTCAGTACGCCATGGGTGACAAATTGTCTTTGGATCATGGCGAATTTTTGTACCTGGATGGCAAGGACAGTTTGGGCATGAACTTTGCCGTTGTTCCGCGCACGATTGACCTTCCGGTTACTCGTTTCTGCGAGGAAGGTGAGCTGGAGTCCTATATGGCCGACCAGCAACTCGTTACGCGGGAGCGCGACGCCGTGCGCGCGTTCTTTTTGATCAGCCAATTGCGGGACCGTCAAGCGCACGAGCAAATTGTCGAGCCGCCAGAGAATGCGATCATCGGCATCCCTCGCACTGTCAGCCACGGTGCCATCGACTTGAACGAATACATCTCGCGGATTGAGAGTAGCGGTAGCGCGGCTTTTGGTGACGGTACTCAAGATGGGCCGGACACGCTCCTTCGTGGTAGATATGTTCGCGATGGTGCAGGGCAGTACCGCCGCCTCGGCGAGGAACACATTGCCTTGGTGGACGATGGTGACAAGATCCGGTTCGCGGACAAGGAAATCGATACCTTCCAGGCAGCGAGTGAACTGGCTGAAGCAAAGAACTGGCAAGGGGTTCAGGTCACAGGCGCGGAAGAGTTTCGCGCTAAGGCATGGTTCGCTGCACGGCTCGCAGGGTTGGACGTGCAGGGCTACGAGCCGACCAACAAGGATCTTGACCGTCTTGAGAGCGCTGTGGGGCAGGCCCTATCGAGCTTGTTGGCAGATCCCCCATCTCGTGACCGGACGGAAGCCCCGCCTCAGGAGATGAACCCGAAGGGCGACACGCTCTACCAGGCGCCGGCAAGCGGGACCTTTGTCGGCAAAGTTATGGCTCTGAGTGCCGACCACCTTGAGCAAAAAGTCGGCCGCGATCCGCGTAATGTTGTCGTCCATGACCGGAGCGTTCTAAGCGGCGACGACGTGGAGGTCGGTCACCTGGTCACGGTCAGTTATGAGCGGGGCAAGGGCCGGCTACAAAATCATGATCTGGCCGTTGAGCACCGGGGAGTAGGGCGTTGA
- a CDS encoding ATP-binding protein: MGKTTMLRRIVAAMKETGHPRVRFHVFDGHGDIDIPEASSVTFHESSDFGFNPLELSADPEFGGVRKRIQSLIMAINRTSVRLGPRQERALSRLLVALYRREGFVMEDHTTWAADPANGKRYPTLLDAIEYGRERIKVMATGSNERAVSALQDVFRATKQMRIKEASLSRASGDDGVAIAKLERELQAVQEKAIACFTEAVKTARTGDEFDDALEADGQKETLESVVDRLENLYQIGIYRNTPPPLDPRSRVWRYIIKSLSRDEKKLFTLTRLETIFTRAVQRGITDEILDIAVLDEAHWYSDDAEDYVVNRMVREGRKFGTSMVFATQSPKDLADILIGNLGTKLYLGLDHTNNTYAVRKLGLSEALLKSIIPHRRALVQMKGVGELASGATMVSLG; encoded by the coding sequence ATGGGCAAGACAACCATGCTGCGTCGTATTGTGGCCGCGATGAAAGAGACCGGTCATCCGCGCGTGCGCTTTCATGTATTCGACGGTCACGGAGATATCGACATCCCGGAGGCGTCTTCGGTCACGTTCCATGAATCGTCCGATTTTGGATTCAATCCGTTGGAGCTGAGTGCTGATCCAGAGTTTGGTGGCGTCCGTAAGCGAATCCAATCCCTGATCATGGCGATCAACCGGACGTCGGTCAGGCTGGGGCCAAGACAGGAGCGTGCGTTGTCGCGGCTGCTGGTGGCGCTATACCGACGCGAGGGCTTCGTGATGGAAGACCATACTACATGGGCTGCGGACCCCGCGAACGGCAAGCGTTATCCAACCCTGCTTGATGCAATCGAATATGGCAGGGAGCGGATCAAGGTCATGGCGACAGGGTCCAACGAGCGGGCTGTCAGCGCGTTACAGGACGTTTTCCGTGCGACAAAGCAGATGCGGATCAAGGAGGCGTCACTTTCGCGCGCGAGCGGTGACGATGGGGTGGCGATAGCAAAGCTTGAACGCGAGCTGCAGGCGGTGCAAGAAAAAGCGATCGCTTGTTTCACGGAAGCCGTGAAGACTGCGCGCACTGGTGATGAGTTCGACGATGCGCTCGAAGCGGACGGGCAGAAAGAAACGCTGGAGTCGGTGGTTGATCGTCTCGAAAACCTGTACCAGATCGGCATCTACCGGAATACGCCGCCACCACTCGACCCGCGCAGCAGGGTGTGGCGTTACATCATCAAGTCGCTGAGCCGGGATGAGAAAAAGCTGTTCACGCTTACCAGGCTGGAAACCATCTTCACGCGCGCCGTGCAGCGTGGCATTACCGATGAGATCTTGGACATCGCCGTACTGGACGAGGCGCATTGGTACAGCGATGACGCGGAAGATTACGTGGTCAACCGTATGGTGCGGGAGGGCCGCAAATTCGGCACTAGCATGGTCTTTGCCACTCAATCGCCAAAGGATTTGGCGGACATTCTCATCGGCAATCTTGGCACAAAGCTCTATTTGGGACTCGATCACACGAACAACACTTATGCGGTCAGAAAGCTGGGGCTAAGCGAGGCTTTACTCAAGTCCATCATTCCGCATCGCAGGGCGCTAGTTCAAATGAAGGGGGTTGGCGAGTTGGCTAGCGGGGCAACCATGGTCAGCCTTGGCTGA